A portion of the Babylonia areolata isolate BAREFJ2019XMU chromosome 4, ASM4173473v1, whole genome shotgun sequence genome contains these proteins:
- the LOC143281180 gene encoding protein cornichon homolog 1-like, with the protein MAFTFAAFCYILALVLSAVLIFFAIFHLIAFDELKTDYKNPIDQCASLNPLVLPEYFLHMLFTILFLFAFQLGSFLWNLPLVIYHVRRYMNRPVMSVPGLYDPTSIMNADELNRAQKEGWVKMGFYILSFFYYLYSMIYVLVQS; encoded by the exons ATGGCGTTCACGTTTGCGGCTTTCTGCTACATTCTCGCACTGGTTTTATCAGCAGTGCTTATCTTTTTTGCCATATTTCAT CTGATTGCCTTTGATGAGCTGAAGACAGACTACAAGAATCCCATTGACCAATGTGCCAGCTTAAATCCT CTGGTTCTTCCAGAATACTTCCTTCACATGCTGTTCACAATTCTGTTCCTGTTTGCCTTTCAACTTGGCTCCTTTCTCTGGAACCTCCCTCTGGTCATCTACCATGTGcgcag GTACATGAATCGCCCAGTGATGAGCGTGCCAGGTCTGTATGACCCTACCAGCATCATGAATGCAGACGAGCTGAATCGAGCCCAAAAGGAGGGCTGGGTCAAGATGGGATTCtacattctgtctttcttctatTACCTTTACAG tatgATCTACGTTTTGGTACAGTCTTGA